The genome window aggtcttgttcgtgttcgtttactGCCCTAATTGTAACAAGAAATGGTAATGGGCCACGTATTGTAATCCAAGTGCCACATCCATCATGTACCTATTTTATCTATCAGGTTCACGGGTTTGAAAACCTATTTTACGACCTTATATGGCTAAAAATTACCTCGTTGGGATGCCCATTACCTCGAAATCCGATCTTAAACTCACGTACAAAATGGGCTTGAAATATTAGACGCCCAACTACAATTCTAAcaatttataattttaataagTTCAAGTTTTTAACAGCTTCAATATACTATACATTTTAAGATTATAAAAAAATTTATTAATATAGGGTGAGGTTCCTGTAAAAAGGACTCTTTTcgtgaaaagtgtgagaaggcATAGAAATTGACATGTAGGCATCATGTTTTGAACTTTGGCATGATGTTTTTtgttgttttggcaagaaaaacaccaaacataacaatttaaaacacaatgcaacATATTATGGACGTGAAATTTAAAAGACACtatttaacacttaaaacacactacttaacgttcttgacatggtgttttaagttttaagcctagaattcattgcattgtgttttaaattgttatgtttggtgtttttcttgccaaaacaacaAAAAACATCATGCCAAAGTTCAAAACATGATGCCTACATGTCAATTTCTATgccttctcacacttttcacgAAAAGAGTCCTTTTTACAGGAACCTCACCCCTTTTTATAGGATCCTAAGACTATATATTTAGTTCTGATGTGGGTAATAGGTTTGAGTAATTGGTCGGTTATCACCTAATAACACACCTGTCCCAAACCCATGATATTTTTAAAACTAACTTCATACATAGTCCCATACATAGACACCCGTCCTAAATGTTTCGGGTTCTTTCCCATCCCTATTCTAATTTCTAACCTGACAGAAACACATTTTCACCTAGACAAATATTAGAGTAAAGTACACTATGTAACACGAATTTTTGTCGATCGTTTATTCATTTTTCAAtcataaaaagttaaaaagaaaagaataTAATCATAAAAGATTAAGTGAAAATTACAAAAGGtttagtagtagtagtagtagtccTGATAAATCTTGAAGGATGGGACTACAAATTAAAATTACAACTTCACACCAGGTTCAAAGCACCTTGCTCCCATTGCTTAACGCTTCATGCACTGCATGAGCATAACAACCCACTTGATGCTAAATACTGAATAGTTTATGTGTTTTAATAATACTCAAATGGGCCTCTCTTAACATGTGCTTTACACTCATGCATTGGGCTgcttaattattatttgtttaatgtaCAAAAAATTGTTAGCAATAAATGTTGTTACTCAACTTAGTTATGTTTATAgtcaatgtttatttgtttaatgTACAAAAAATTGTTAGCAATAAATGTAGTTACTCAACTTAGTAATGTTTATAGTCAATGTGTTTTCCTGTGTGTGGCTGGCTTTATGTGAGAGAGAAGAATGAGAAAGTTATGTGACATCAACATGTACACCATGATCCATTATAGcgttttcatcttcttctttggagGATTAGCAACTATTAGCTTTTATAGAAACAACACTAGTCAAGGAGTTGCAAGTAACACCTTTAATGTTACTCCAACAATTGCAAGCACCTGCGATTTGTTCTCCGGCAGATGGGTTCATGATAACAAGAGTCATTACCCTTTGTACGAAGAACACGAGTGCCCTTATCTCGACAAAAGTTACGCTTGCCAAACTTATGGCAGAAAGGATTTCAAGTATCTGCAATGGAGGTGGCAACCCCATGACTGTGACTTCCCtaggtctctctctctctctcttgataCTCTGTAAATATAGACAACGTTACTTCCatcccgtaggaatagagagactgcttccagtgagaccctgGCTCGAAGTAGTAGATACAACAAATATGTGCTTAATGCTTTAGATACAACAAACAAATAGTTTTGTGATCAAATGCCTTGTAATCTAGTGGTAACAAAGTGTGTAGCAAACAGGGGCAGAGCTTTTAAGGGGAAAGGGGGTGTACCTGTCCCCGCAAATGTTTCGGTTAGTAGTGTAAATTTTacgattttttgaccaaaatttttaaaattatataggtccGCCCCGCCAATTATTTTGCTTAAAAATTCACTGTCCCTGCTAAGTTTATTGCCCAAAAAATTTATACATATTTTCGTATTGAGCTAAAAAAACATGAAGAATGGGGctattaattattttttataattgtttttaaacTTGAAGTGAGGTTAAATAAAGTGTTAAACTAGTTTTTACATAAATGAAACTTGAGGGTtcaaatttagttttttttaatgtgTAAAATGAagattatttagttttatttggaGTTATTATTGTTTGACCCGACCGTATCGAAAGGCCAACCCGAACATATAACCCGAAACATAGCGATagaaaaatttatttttgggtccCATAACTTTTTGCACCCGCAAAATTTTTAGTCAAGCTACGCCAGTGACAGTAAAAGTGTACATCTATAAGTGATTGAGATGGAGTTATAGTCTCATAGTGTAAGTTTAGAAGTAGGTGTAATTGGTGTGTGAGTTAggatgtaaaaatgagttttgtgagGGTTTGGGATTTCAAACTAGTTATTATAAAAAAGGATAAACTTTATTTTAAAAAGTTGGTTGTTATTACTAATTTTCTATATGTGTTTGATTTTCTCATGACTGTCCTGGTGTAGGTTTGATGAGAAAGCAATAGTAGAGAGATTAAGGGGTAAAAGGCTAATGTTTGTGGGGGATTCACTAGTTAGAAATCAATGGAATTCAATGATTTGCATGCTCTATACATCTATCCCAGGGGTCAAGAGGATTGGTGGAGAACTTATTGGTTCCTTACGCACTTTTCGGTTCACTGTAAGTTCATCTGTTATGGTTGTAGAACTCGCTAGACGCTAGTCGATCAACGGGGTGGAGACTAgtgattaatcgggattaatcggatcggactttttatgtataattttaagttttatACATAACCGGGCCTGGGCGGACCTAGCTTGTTACTAGGGGTAGCCCCCGCTACCCTTTGTCGCTCTGGCGGTAGTgtatatttttggaaaaaaatgacattttttcgatttcgttaccccttTTATATGAAACGTTGCCCATAtaaggattttctagatccgccactaaACCGGGCAATCTTTAACCTCTAAATTAAGCTTGTATCATAAATGACTATGTTTAAACATGCATGTAACGTACTAATTAAGGTTAATACAACACAGGACTACAATATCTCAATTGATTTCTACTGGGCTCCGATGCTAGTCGAATCTAATGGCGATAGCCCAACGAACCATCTCACTGCTTTTAGAATTGTTCGAATCAAATCCATTGAAAAACATGCAAGACATTGGGTTAATTCGGATATACTTATCTTTAATTCCTATCGTTGGTGGCGATCACACGTAGTGAACTTCTTGTAAGTTCAAAATATAACAAAAGAAAAGTGTTAcatgtttgttttaatattttgagTTAAACGCAATTTTAggccctgtggtttgggccattttgccagaaattatggcaacagtgaaacctttaTGGATCCACAAGCGAAAAATAAaatatttggactaaactggcaaaatgatccaaaccacagggactaaaattgcatTTAACTCTAATAACAAGTTAactaattagtttttttttcttttttgctagAAAGAGCGGTGGATCATTGTTGGATGACCTTAATAACGTGTATGAAGAAGTTAACATGGTTCGTGCCTACTGGGTCTCAAAACGTGGTCTAATTGGGCACATACCCATATAGATCCTTCGAAAACCAAATTGTTTTTCATGAGTGCTACAGCAGTTCATGTCATGTAAGAAACAACAATACCTTTTTTTTCTTGTAACTTTATAGCAAAAAATACTCATCACCCACAGTTAAAAATTCGATGATACTCCATCAGAAATATGACTGTTTCGACAAGAACATTAACGACGGTTTTTAATAATACATTTCCAAAACTTCTCCGACAAACTACAAACATTAAACAAGTAATTAGTTTATCGTTGAAATGCAATATAACATATGCATTATATAAAAGTTATTGCATGCATCTGGGTGAGGATGAGGAACATGAGATTTTCCGGTGCTGGAAGTCCCATGCTCATCGGTAATGAAATAATGGGGGTAGATAATCTTATCAGAAATCATATCCTTAGTTACCGACAAATTACTGACGGATATTCCGTTGGCAATGAGTTCCCACCAAAACCGTCGAAATATGGACTTTTGGCAAAccgttttaaaaaaaattaacggattTTGTCCGTCGGTGATAATTGTTTTTTAGTAATGTTTGGCCCAAAAAACATTTGTTACAAACATCCCAATTActtaacgacaaatttggataACTGATGGACTACTAGAGTATCATCATGCCACcagaggaaccacccgatatctccactaggcaattcaggagaaaacccaataaatctgatAAAACCCCCTTGTGGGTCTCAAACCCAGGATGTAATGGTCCCTAAGCTttatcccacccccaagatgccactaggctataatgcgaTGGTCGCCCAATTACATTGTGACCATGTGAAATAGGAAGACCAATAATAATTTTAGGATAATGGTAGTAAAGTGCTTTGTGGTTTTGCAGGGCTAACAAATGGGGAGGAATGAGTACGATGAACTGCTATGGAGAGACGGAACCAGTAATGGATGACAGATTTTGGGAAAGTCAAACCGATCCGAAAATGCTGAGGATACTGGAATCGTCGTTGCACAATTTGAACGCCAAAGGAGTGAATGTGCAGATTATAAACATAACGCAACTAACACAATGCAGAAAAGATGGACACCCTGCTCTTTACAGGAAACATTGGCGTCCCTTAACCGACGAGCAAAAAAAGAACCCGCAACTTGCTTCAGATTGTTCACACTGGTGTCTTCCTGGAGTTCCTGATATTTGGAATGAACTTCTCTTGGCTTACATTTTCCGTTAACAATATCAAAGCTGCAAATTTTACAAGTGTCAACATAGGAAATGATCATGGCTACAATTGTCTGCATTTATATTACTTTAAACCGTTGTTTGTCTATTTATGTTTGTTAGGCCATCATACCGGAAACTGTTTATTTTGAGAAGAATTCACTTcgatgtaacgccctgcttttttcatactttccttaattagaaagttggtttcgtatttctatttttggaaatcttgtattcctTGTAATCGTATATTCATACATGTTCGTACGTTTGAATTCATAATACAATTGATACTTTATTCGTGATCCTTGAAGTTGTGTGGTAAACTTGCAAATATGTGACATACATGAATTATACGCTTTCTACGCAAGATTTGGACTAATACGATACTTATCTCGATTCATACACTTAATCATACTTGTTTATACTTGTGCATATGCTAAAGTTACAAAATACACCCTTATGTTATGCATTTTATACCTAAAATACTTTAAAACCTAGCAATACAAACTACAAGCACCTAAAATGTTAGAAAACAAAACTCAAATCCGGAACATCTacccgtcgcgtcgcgcgacggtgATGGGTTgtggtcgcggcccgcgagcccCCAAAATCCTCAAATTCTCGTTACCAGCTCGAGCATTGGTCGGATTTGTGCTAGTTTGATGTGtttttctcattaattaccaccTAAATTAATCCTAAACCTCTCCTATATAACCCACTTCATTCCCACACTTTTTCCACTTTGTAAACACACTAATCCTCACTCAAAACACTCTAAGGCAGATTACAAAAGTGAGTTCAAGCTCACCTATCCTCCAttttcttcatttcttcttgtttcttaacacTTGGAACACTTCTAGGAGTGTTTCTataggttttccatggaaaaccaagatGGAACATCATCACATTTGAGGTTAAAAGTGTaagaaactttctgttttgaataATATCTTTATAAAACTTTCTTAAACTTATGTTTTATTCAAACAAGCCTATGTCCTTATGCTCCTAATCAAGTCTATGATtagtaagcttaaaaacaaggttgttaCATACAAAATCGGAGGTGTTTTGTCACTCCAAACTTGCTGTTTATAAGGGTTTTGACCCACAAGTGTTGTATCCTCCAAGCTTGTTCTTGTAACAAGACTTGTGATGGAAGTGTGTGATTATTTGgaagcttgggctatcctacctTCAATCCACCACCTGATGATTTGTTCCTTTGAGTATTATGTACAttgttttcttttcattttcCTTTCTAGTTCATTCATGACAATCCTTGTTGTCTTTATGACAACTTGTGCATTGGTGGATATACAAAAGAGGTTTTAAATGGAAGGTTATTCTCCTACCTCCTTGCATGACTTATGTGAGATCCTTGTAATACATGTTGGACTAAACATATACAATATACTATATAGAATAGAACATATATAAAATTAGACTAAAAAGGTAAAGCATAGAAAAGAGCAGCTAAGTCGGCCTAGGACCTGTGAGTTTCGAGGGAGTCGTTATGTAGGACCGGTTTTAACTCCGTAACGATTGCGAACCAACTCgtgtaacgtgcggaatccgtacacgaacgtgaccgaacacaagACCGTactataaacgtgattctattgataatctgaaaacgtacaaagCACCACAAATCACCTtgagcactttctctctctagtttctctctctaagcaccaagCTCTCCAACCTCCAAAATGGCAAAAGTCCCAAACTCTAACCCTAagagttctatttataggccaaggggcttaatgagatttctcattaattacataaATGTCACCTTGCGTTTTCCTAcatattacaatataaagcctataATTAATCTGTTTCTGCTACGACTCGTATTGACGggggcgatagacataaatgcaccaacACGTTAAACCgtaaaaaatagacgtaaaaacgttgaaccacatgCACGCGTTGCagcatgttaactcgcaaaatttaggacgaacataaaaaaacaaatttttaaaagatGTAAAGTACAAGGACCAAAGTTGATAGTGAAAAATTAAAGTGTTGAGGTTAAAAGTCGAAAATGTTTGTGACAAatatgtaaaagatgaaaagggttaaaaatatataagataaaaataaaaggattaaaaaaagaaaaatgagtAGTGTTTTTATGAGAGGAGAAGACTTTGTGAACTAATATAGAATAAATATAAATAAGAGAAACTACATAACCCATTAGTTTCTAACATCTATATATTaattaaaacccacaaaaattaAACAACAATATAATAATCTATAAGTTATTGGTATGAAGCTACCAACTTAGTTTTATGGCAAGATCCAAAAAGAGCTT of Helianthus annuus cultivar XRQ/B chromosome 1, HanXRQr2.0-SUNRISE, whole genome shotgun sequence contains these proteins:
- the LOC110943364 gene encoding protein trichome birefringence-like 34, which translates into the protein MIHYSVFIFFFGGLATISFYRNNTSQGVASNTFNVTPTIASTCDLFSGRWVHDNKSHYPLYEEHECPYLDKSYACQTYGRKDFKFDEKAIVERLRGKRLMFVGDSLVRNQWNSMICMLYTSIPGVKRIGGELIGSLRTFRFTDYNISIDFYWAPMLVESNGDSPTNHLTAFRIVRIKSIEKHARHWVNSDILIFNSYRWWRSHVVNFLKSGGSLLDDLNNVYEEVNMVRAYWVSKRGLIGHIPI
- the LOC118484977 gene encoding protein trichome birefringence-like 34, with amino-acid sequence MTVSTRTLTTVFNNTFPKLLRQTTNIKQVISLSLKCNITYALYKSYCMHLGEDEEHEIFRCWKSHAHRANKWGGMSTMNCYGETEPVMDDRFWESQTDPKMLRILESSLHNLNAKGVNVQIINITQLTQCRKDGHPALYRKHWRPLTDEQKKNPQLASDCSHWCLPGVPDIWNELLLAYIFR